Genomic segment of Kibdelosporangium phytohabitans:
CTTCGCCTACAGTGTGCACAGCCGCACGCCTCCGGCCGAGCCGTTCCGCGTCGAGCTGACCGCGCCCGACGGCTCGACCTGGGCCTGGGGCCCGGAGGACGCGGCCCAGACGGTTACCGGACCAGCGCTGGACTTGTGCCTCGTCGCCACCCAGCGTCGTCACCGCGCGGACACGGCACTGGTCGCGACCGGCCCCGACGCCGACAAATGGCTGGACATCGCCCAGGCCTTCGCGGGTCTGCCCGGCGGTGGACGCCAGCCTTCTCAGTGACCGTGGCCCGGCATCGAGAGCGTGCGCGGTGTGCCGTTCTCGGTGCCGGGATCGACGATCACGAACTGCCCCATCATGCCCTGGTCCTCGTGTTTGAGGATGTGGCAGTGGTACATGTACGGCGTCTTCGGATCGGTGTGGTGGCCGAACTCGACCGCGAGCCGCACCTTGGTCTTCCCCGGCACGTACACGGTGTCCTTCGGCCCGCGCAGGTGCTCGGGCGGCTGGTGGCCGTCGACGTCCAGCACCCGGAACGCCACCTCGTGGATGTGGAAGTTGTGCGCGTACGTGACGTTGTCCAGCTCCCAGATCTCGTGCGCCCCGGCGGGCACGACCTCGTCGATGCGAGTCATGTCCATGTTGCGCCCGTTGATGTTCGAACCACCGAGCCGGAACGTCCGCGTCCGGCTCGCCTGCTTGAGCGGCGCCAGGGCGGCGAGTGCCGACGGGAGTTCGGGTGACGGCCTGAGCGTCGCCGCGGCGGTGAACTTGACCAGGTCGAAGTCGCCGCTCTCGATGTCCGAGTCGCCGTTGAAGCTCTTGAGCAGCACCTGCTCGCCCGGCTGGAACGCGACCACGACCTCGGCCCGTTCACCCGGGCTGATCTTGAAACGCTTGAGCGCGACGGGTTTCGCCAGCAGGCCGGCGTCGGAGGCGACGACGTGGAACTCCCGGTCGTCGGCGAATCCGACCGTGTAGACGTGCGCGTTGGAGCCGTTGAGCACCCGCAGGCGAACTCGGGACGTGGTCGGCCGGAAGAACGGACCGTACGTGCCGTTGACCAGGATCTGGTCGCCGAGCAGGCCGAACGTGCCGCCGAAGTCCTCGTCCAGCTGGCCGGTCGACGTGAACTTCTTGTCCTGGACGATCAACGGGATGTCGTCGACGCCGTACTCGCTGGGCAGGGCCACCGGCGTGTCGTCGTCGACCAGGAACATCCCGGCGAGTCCGCGGTAGACGTGCCGCGCGGTCTGGCCGTGCGGGTGCGGGTGGTACCAGGTCGACGCGGCGGGCTGGTCGACCGTCCACTCCGGATTCCACGTGCCGCCGGGCCGGATCATCTGGTGTGGCCCGCCATCCATCGCCGCGGGCAACCGCATGCCGTGCCAGTGCAGGGTGCCGGCCTCACCGAGCCCGTTGGTCACGGCCATCGCGACCCGGTCGCCGCGCTTGGCCCGTAACGTCGGGCCGAGGTGACCGCCGTTGATCCCCCAGGTCGCGGCGGGCTTGCCGGGCAGGAGCTCGGTCCGGCCCTCCTGGAGCCGCAACGGGAACCGTTTGACGCCGTCGGCACCGGCCACGGGATCGAGCACCGGCGGGATGTGCAGGGGAGTGGTGAACGCGAGCGTGCCCGCATTGCCTTGCACGCCTTCGCATCCGGTCAGTGTCAGCAGGGCGGCCAGCGCGAGGAAGCTGCGTCGTCTCATGCCGTCTGATAGTGCTCGGCGAGCGCGTCTCGCACGTCGGCCCGCAGTGGCAACCTGGCCGTACAACCTGCGCGGTAGCGTCATCCCCTGGCTGTAGGTGCGGGTTGTCCGCGCTGGGCCGACGCGGTGACCGGCCTCGCGTCGGCATCGTTGCCGCCATGAAGCGATTACTGGTTCTCGTGGTGTTCCTGCTGGCGCTTGCGCCCGTGGCGGAGGCATCTCCTCGGCAGACAGTGGAAATCTCGGTCACGCCCGCCGGGTTCGACGCACCGCGGACGCTGCGGTCCGGCGCGGTGACGTTCCACGTGCGATCGATTGATCCGGACGGCGCCTGGCTGGGGATGGTCCGGCTGCGCCCGGGCGTCTCGCTGGAGCGGTACCTCGGTGACCTCGAACGCGCGATGGGCAACGACCCCGTCGAAGGCGGCAAGGCCGTGCTGCGGGACGCGGAAATGCTGGGTGGAGCTGCTGTTGCCGGTGTGCCCGCCGCAGTGACGCTCCGCGTCGGGCCGGGAGAGCACTACCTGGTCGACTTCCGCGACGTCGGCAAGCCGGACCTCGCCACCCGGGTGCGCCCAGTGCGTGTGCTGCCAGGCAGTTCCGGCTCAGTCCCGGCTGTGTCGGCGCAGATCACCATGCTGGACGGGAAGTTCGTGGCGCCGAGGACGCTCGCCGGTCCGGTGCGCGTGGTGAACTCGTCGTCGCAGCACAACGAGGCCATGCTGATGCCGGTCCGGCCGGGAACGTCCCTCGCGGACCTGGACGCGTTCTTCACCGAGGTCGACGCGGGCAGGTATCCGCACGACTCGCCCTTCATCGGCGGCCCGACAGGTGTTGTGCCGATGTCGCCGTGGCGATCCGCGGCCCTCTCGACCGCCTTGCCCTCGGGTGAGTACGCGCTGGTCACGTGGGTTCGTGAGCTGCGGACAGGCAAGATGTTCGCAGCGCGTGGAATGCGTGCGTTGGTCACGGTGAAGGGGTAGGACGTGCCACGAGTGGCCGATATCGCGTTGGGCGCGGGGGTGATCGCCCTGGTCATGGTGACCAGCCTGCTCCAGGTGGGACCACCGGGGCCGTCCGGCCCGCTGGACTGGGCCGCCGTCGTGCTCGTCCTGGCCGCCGGGCTCGCCGTGGCGTTCCGGCGGACGTTCCCGGCCGGCTGCCTGCTCGTGGTGAACCTGGTCACGATCGCCTGGTTCCACTTCGACTACCACGGCCGCCTGATCACCGTGGCGCCGCTGATCGGCTGCTACACGCTGGCCGCGTACCGCGGGTGGAAGGCAGGTGTGGCAGGCGGTTTGCTCACCGCGGTGGTCACCGTGCTCGCAGTCCGGTTGACGTTGAACGGCGAATGGTTCGGCGACCAGGTGTTCAACGCCGTCCCGCTGGAGGCCGCCGCGACCGCGTTGGGCGCGGCGGTCTTCTCCCACCGCGCCTTCGCCGCCGGCGCCCGCGACCGGGCCGAACGCATCGCCGAGGCCCGGTCCGACCAGGCCAAGCGGCAGGCCGCCGAAGAACGCCTGGAGATCGCCCGTGAACTGCACGACGTGTTCGGCCACACCATGGCCGCGATCAGCGTGCAGGCGGGCGTGGCCGTGCACGTGATGGAACGCAGGCCGGAGCAGGCGGCCGAAGCGCTCAACACCATCAAGCAGATCAGCGACGAAGGCCTGGCCGAGGTCAGTGTCCTGCTCGGCGCGATGCGCTCACCGGACATGCGGACCGCGACCGGCGGTCTGGCGCATGTGGACAAACTGATCGCCACGGCCGGTGTGCACGTCGAAGTGGTGACACGAGGGGACGACCGGACGGTTCCGGTGGCTGTCGACCTCGCCGCGTTCCGGATCATCCAGGAGTCCCTGACCAACGTCCGCAGGCACGCGAACGCCTCGAAAGTGCGGCTGGAACTGGTCTACGGCACAGCGTTGGAGATCATCGTGCGGGACGACGGAAAGCCGAAGCCCGCCACGAGTGGGCACGGCATCGAGGGCATGCGTGCGCGGGCAGCGAAGCTCGGTGGCACGCTGACAGCCGCCCCGCACGCCGACGGTGGCTTCGAGGTGCGTTGTGTGCTGCCGATCAGGGAGGGCCAGTGATCAAGGTGCTGATCGCCGACGACCAGGCGCTGGTCCGCGGTGGTTTCCGGGTGCTGGTCGACAACGAGCCGGACATGACCGTCGTCGGCGAGGCGGGGGACGGCGCCGCCGCGGCCGAACAGGCTGTGGCGTGCCGGCCGGACGTGATCCTGATGGACGTCCAGATGCCCGGGGTCGACGGGATCGAGGGCATCCGGCGGATCGCGGCCGAGCCGGCGCTGAGCGGTGTGCGGATCCTCATCCTCACCACGTTCGACGAGGACGACTACGTGATCGCGGGCCTGCGGGCCGGTGCCAGCGGCTTCCTGCTCAAGAACACCGACCCGGCGCAGCTGCTGCACGGCATCCGGGTGGTCGCGGGCGGTGAGGAGCTGCTGTCGCCGGGGATCACCCGTCGGCTGATCGCCCGCGCGGCCAAGCCGGACGCGGCGGTGAACCACGACGTGTTCGCCCAGCTCACCACGCGCGAACGGGAGGTCGTCGCGCTCGCCGCGCAGGGACTGGGCAACGACGAGATCACCCGTGAGCTGGTGATCAGCCCGGCCACGACCAAGACCCACATCAGCCGTGCGCTGGCGAAACTCGGTGCTCGTGACCGGGCTCAGCTGGTCGCGCTGGCCTACCGGTACGGCCTCGTCAAGGGCGGCGGAGAATAAAACAAGCACGCTTGCTTGTTTTAGGTCCGGCTGGCATGCTGGCGGCATGTCGGCGATCAGGATCGGCAACGCGTCCGGGTTCTACGGTGACCGGTTCGGCGCGGTGCGCGAGATGCTCACGGGTGGGCCGCTCGACGTGCTCACCGGCGACTACCTGGCCGAGCTGACCATGCTCATCCTCGGCCGCGACCGGATGAAGGACCCGAAACTCGGCTACGCCAAGACCTTCCTGCGCCAACTGGAAGACGGCCTCGGCCTGGCGCTCGACCGGGACGTGAAGATCGTCGCGAACGCGGGCGGCCTCAACCCGTCCGGCCTCGCCGACGCCATCAGGGAACTGGCCACCAGACTCGGCCTGGAGGTCAAGGTCGCGCACGTCGAAGGCGACGACCTGATCGGCAGGGCCGCCGAACTCGGCCTCGGCCAACCGTTGACAGCCAACGCCTACCTCGGCGCGTTCGGCATCGCGGAATGCCTGAAAGCCGGGGCCGACGTCGTGGTGACCGGACGCGTCACGGACGCGTCAGTCATCGTCGGCCCGGCCATCGCGCGCTTCGGCTGGCAGCCGACGGACTACGACCAGCTCGCCGGCGCCGTCGCGGCCGGGCACGTGATCGAGTGCGGCGCGCAGGCCACCGGCGGGAACTACTCGTTCTTCGCCGAACACGACATCCGCCACCCGGGCTTCCCGATCGCCGAGATCGAAGCCGACGGCAGCAGCGTGATCACCAAGCACGACGGCACAGGCGGCGCCGTGACCGTCGGAACCGTGACGGCCCAACTGCTCTACGAGATCTCCGGCGCGCGGTACGCGGGACCGGACGTGACAGCCCGGTTCGACACGATCGAGCTGTCCCAGGAGGACACCGACCGGGTCAGGATCAGCGGTGTCCGCGGCGAGCCGCCACCACCGTCGTTGAAGGTCTCGCTGAACACCCTCGGCGGCTTCCGCAACGAGACGGTGTTCGTGCTGACCGGCCTGGACATCGAAGCCAAGGCCGAGCTGGTCAAACAACAGCTCGTGTTCGCCAACCCACCGGCCGAGCTCAAGTGGACGCTCGCCCGCACCGACCGGCCGGACGCCGCCAGCGAAGAAGAAGCGAGTGCGTTGCTGCGGTGCGTGGTCAAGGACCCGGACCCGAAGGTCGTCGGCCGCGCGTTCTCCAGCGCCGCCATCGAGATCGCCCTGGCCAGCTACCCCGGCTTCCACGTCACCGCGCCCCCTGGTGACGCCTCGCCGTTCGGCCTGTTCAAGCCCGGTTACGTCGACGCGAAGCTGGTCGAGCACGTCGCCGTGGTCGACGGTCGGCGCATCCCCGTCCCGCCGGCGGCCGAGACGCTCGAACTGGCGCCCGCCGACGAACCCGCGCTCCCGGAACCGCTGACCGGACCGGTGAAGCGGGCACCGCTCGGCTTGGTGGCCGGTGCCCGCAGCGGCGACAAGGGCGGCGACGCGAACGTCGGCGTCTGGGTGCGTACCGACGAGGCCTGGCGGTGGCTGGTGCACGCGTTGACGGTCGACGAGTTCCGCAGGCTGCTGCCCGAGACGGCGGCGTTGCCCGTGACCAGGCACGTGTTCGGGAATCTGAAGGCGGTGAACTTCGTGGTCTCAGGCATCCTCGGCGACGGCGTGGCCTCGCAGGCAAGGTTCGACCCGCAGGCCAAGGCATTGGGCGAGTGGCTGCGGGCGCGGCACACGGACATCCCGGAGGTACTGCTGTGACGACGTTGAAGTCCACACTGGACACGGCGTCGGACGAGTACGCGGCCAACCGCGACTCGATGCTCGGCAAACTCGCCGAGGTGGACGCCGAACACGCCAAGGCGATCGCGGGCGGTGGCCCGAAGTACGTCGAACGGCACCGCAACCGCGGAAAACTCCTGGCCAGGGAACGCATCGAGCTGCTGATCGACCAGGACTCGCCGTTCCTCGAACTGTCCACACTCGCCGCGTACGGCAGCAACTACGCCGTCGGCGGCAGCGTCGTGACCGGGATCGGCGTCGTCGAAGGCGTCGAATGCATGATCATGGCGAACGACCCGACCGTGAAGGGCGGGTCGAGCAACCCGTGGACGGCCAGGAAGGTCGGCCGCGCGATGGACATCGCGGTGGAGAACCGGTTGCCGATGATCAACCTCGGCGAGTCGGGTGGCGCGGATCTGCCGTCCCAGAAGGAGATCTTCATCCCCGGCGGCCGGATGTTCCGTGACCTGACCAGGATGTCCGCCGCCGGGATCCCCACGATCGCGCTCGTGTTCGGCAACGCGACGGCCGGTGGCGCGTACGTGCCGGGCATGTCCGACCACGTGGTGATGGTCAAGGGACAGTCCAAGGTGTTCCTCGGCGGACCGCCGCTGGTGAAGATGGCGACCGGCGAGGAGTCGGACGACGAGTCGCTCGGCGGCGCGGAGATGCACGCCCGCACGTCCGGCCTCGCGGACTACTTCGCGGCGGACGAGCAGGACGCGATCCGGATCGGGCGGCGGATCGTGGCCAGGCTGAACTGGCAGAAGAAGGGCGCCACGCCCGCGCCGTTCGTCCCGCCGCGCTACGACGAGGAAGAACTGCTCGGCATCGTGCCGGGTGACCTCAAGATCCCGTTCGACCCGCGTGAGGTGATCGCCCGCGTGGTCGACGGCTCGGCCTTCGACGAGTTCAAACCGTTGTACGGCAGCAGCCTGGCGACCGGCTGGGCGTCGCTGCACGGCTACCCGGTCGGCATCCTCGCCAACGCCCGCGGCGTGCTGTTCAGTGAGGAGTCGCAGAAGGCGGCGCAGTTCATCCAGCTGGCCAACCAGTCGGACACGCCGTTGATCTTCCTGCACAACACCACCGGCTACATGGTCGGCAAGGACTTCGAGCAGGGCGGGATCATCAAGCACGGCTCGATGATGATCAACGCGGTGTCGAACTCGAAGGTGCCGCACATCTCGATCCTGATGGGCGCGTCCTACGGAGCCGGGCACTACGGGATGTGCGGACGAGCGTACGACCCGCGTTTCCTCTTCTCGTGGCCGAGCGCGAAGTCGGCGGTGATGGGCCCGCAGCAGCTGGCCGGTGTGCTGTCCATTGTGGCCAGAGCGGCGGCGCAGTCCCGTGGCCAGGAGTACAGCGAGGAGAACGACGCGGCCATGCGCGCGATGGTGGAGGCGCAGATCGAAGCCGAGTCGCTGCCGATGTTCCTGTCCGGCATGCTCTACGACGACGGCGTGATCGACCCGCGCGACACCAGAACGATCCTCGGGCTGTGCCTGTCCGTCATCCACACAACGCCAGTCGCCGGTGCGGACGGCTTCGGCGTCTTCCGGATGTGAGAGCGATGATCACAAGTGTGCTGGTTGCCAACCGCGGTGAGATCGCCCGGCGGGTGTTCCGTTCCTGCCGGGCGCTCGGCGTCGGCTGCGTCGCGGTCCACTCGGACGCCGACGCCCAATCCCCGCACGTCGAAGAAGCGGACGCGGCCGTGCGCCTGCCCGGCAACTCACCGGCGGAGACGTACCTGCGGGCCTCGCTGATCATCGACGCGGCCCGCCGAGCGGGCGCGGACGCGATCCACCCCGGATACGGCTTCTTGTCGGAGAACGCGGACTTCGCCCGTGCGGTGATCGAAGCGGGCCTGACCTGGATCGGGCCGTCGCCGGAAGCGATCGACCAGATGGGCTCGAAGATCGCGGCGAAGCAGCTGATGTCGGCGGCCGGCGTGCCGACGCTGTCCGAAGTAGACGAAGTAGGCGAGTCGGACCTGCCGGTGCTGATCAAAGCATCGGCAGGCGGCGGCGGACGGGGAATGCGGATCGTCCGTGCCTTGGCGGACCTGCGATCCGAACTGGAAGCGGCCCGCTCGGAAGCCCAGTCGGCGTTCGGGGACCCGACGGTGTTCTGCGAGCCCTACCTGGAAACAGGACGGCACATCGAAGTCCAGATCATGGCCGACAACCACGGCACAGTCTGGGCGGTGGGCGAGCGCGAATGCTCAATCCAGCGCAGGCACCAGAAAGTAATCGAAGAAGCCCCCTCGCCGTTGGTCGAGCGAACCCCAGGAATGCGCGCGAAGCTCTTCGAAGCAGCCCGCGCGGCCGCCTCGGCCATCGACTACACCGGCGCGGGGACAGTGGAGTTCCTCGCCGACGACCACGGCCGCTTCTACTTCCTGGAAATGAACACCCGGCTTCAGGTGGAGCACCCGGTGACCGAGTGCACGACGGGCCTCGACCTGGTGCGCCTGCAGATACTGGTGGCCCAGGGCGCCCACCTCGCAGCGGTGGCACCCCACACCACAGACCTGCCCGCCCGCTCGCAGACCGCCCCGACCGCAGCCTTCTCCGCACCAGCAATTCCCCAAGGGGACCCCCTGAATTCAACGCTACCGCAGGGGTCTGACAATTCCGGATCGCGCGCGGCAGAAGCCCAGCCGCAGCAGCACAACAGCCCCGGCGCAGCCTCTTCCGCAGCAGCAATTCCCCAGGGGGACCCCCTGAATTCAACGTTACCGGAGGGGTCTGACAATTCCGGGCCACCGGCGGCGCGGGGGCATGCGATCGAGGTGCGGCTTTACGCCGAAGATCCCGCGCAGGACTGGCGGCCGCAGAGCGGGGTCGTGCACCGGCTCGCCGTGCCCGGAGTGGGGACGGAGTTCGCTGTGCCCGCTGGTGCGGGGTTGCGGCTCGACAGCGGCGTGCGGGACGGGTCCGTCGTCAGTGTCTTCTACGACCCGATGCTGGCGAAGGTGATCTCGTTCGCGCCGACTCGGGACGAGGCTGCGCTGGGGTTGGCGGGTGCGTTGGCGCGTGCCGAGATCCACGGGTTGACCACCAACCGCGACTTGCTTGTGCGGGTGTTGCGGCATCCGGAGTTTCTGGCGGGCAACACGGACACCGCGTTCCTCGACCGGCACGGGTTGGCGGTGCTCGCTGAGCCGCTCGCCGACAAGGACGCCGAGGCCCTCAGTGCGTTGGCCGCCGCGTTGGCTGACGCCGCCGCGCGTCGTACCGCCGATGTGCCGAGCGGGTGGCGGAATGTGCCGTCGCAGTCGCAGCGGAAGGTGTACAGCACTGCGTCCGGGGAGGTGGAGGTCAGCTACCGGCACACCCGGGCCGGTCTGATTGCTGATGCTCACCCTGGCCTGCGGTCGCTCAGCGCTGAGCCGGGTGAGGTCGTGCTGGAGGTCGATGGCGTGCGGCGCGCGTTCCGGGTCGCGGTGTACCCGGATGTGGTCTGTGTGGACTCGTCGCTCGGGCCGGTCGCGCTCACGCCTGTGCCGAGGTTCACTGACCCGTCCGAGCAGACCGCCCCCGGGTCGCTGCTGGCGCCGATGCCCGGCACGGTCGTCCGGGTCGCGGTTTCCGAGGGTGACCAGGTCGAACAGGGGCAGTCGCTGCTGTGGCTCGAGGCGATGAAGATGGAGCACAAGATCATCGCGCCCGCGTCCGGCACGCTCACCTCACTGCCGGTCACCGCAGGTCAGCAGGTTGATCTCGGCGCCGTGCTGGCGGTGGTAACGCCCCCGGAATGAGTAGGTCTAGCTCCACTGGCCAGCGGCCTCCGACGTACCAGAATGGGACGCATGAGCTCACCGCGTCCGACCAGACTCCAGTTGTTCGGCTGGGCTGTGGCGTTGATCGGCATGATGGTCCCGCTGTACGTGCTGGTGTCGTTCTTCCTCACGTCACTGGGGCTGATCCTGATCTGGCTCGGGCTGCCGTTCACGCTCGCGGTGCTGACGCTGATGCGGAAGTTCACCAACTTCCACCGCGGGCGCGCGGGTTGGGTGCTCGGCACCGAGGTCGGGCGGCCCTACCGGGCCCGTGTGCCCGAGCACGGCCTGATCAAGCGTGTGTTCGCGATGCTCGGCGATCCCGCGACCTGGCGTGACTTCGGGTGGCTGTTCGCGCAGATGGTCGCCGGTTCCGCGTTGGCGATCACCAACGTGGCGCTCCTGGTCGGCGGCATCGGCCACATCACACTGGCCACCTGGTGGTGGGCGCTGCCCGACGACGCCGACGTCAACCTGGTCGGCTTCCTCTCGGTGCACTCGACCGAGTCCGCCCTGTACGCCGGCATCCCCCTCGGCCTGGTGTACATCGTTGTCTGGTACATCGCCTCACCAACCATGATGCGCGCGCAGGCGCGCATGACCGCGTCCTTGCTGGCGCCGACCGAAGCGGCACAGCTGGCCAACCGCGTTCAGGAACTGACAGTCTCACGCGCGGACACTGTGGACACGCAAGCCGCGGAACTCAGGCGTATCGAGCGCGACCTGCACGACGGTGCGCAGGCAAGGCTGGTGGCCCTGGGCATGAGCCTCGGCATGGCCGAGGAAACGGTGGCACGCGACCCAGCCGCCGCGCGAGAACTGCTCGCCGAGGCCCGCGCCGCCAGCTCGCAGGCCCTGGCCGAGCTGCGCGACCTCGTGCGTGGCATCCACCCGCCCGTACTGGCCGACCGTGGGCTCGAAGGCGCCATCCAGGCACTCGTGCTTGCCAACCCGTTGCAGACCGATGTGGACATCGACATTCCCGGTCGCCTGTCCGCGCCGGTGGAGTCGGCGGCGTACTTCGCCGTGGCGGAAACGCTGACCAACGTGGTCAAGCACGCGTCCGCGAGCAAGGCGTGGATCCGGCTGAACTACGAGGACGGCAAACTCGTCATGCTGGTCGGTGACGACGGTCGCGGTGGCGCCAACGCCAGCGACGGCACAGGTCTGCGGGGCATCGAACGACGGCTTTCCGCTTTTGACGGCACACTGGTGATCAGCAGCCCGCTCGGCGGGCCGACCGTCGTGGTGATGTCCGTGCCGTGCGAACTCGTCGCGGGGAACTGATCACGCTGTTCGTTCGTTGGCGGCGCACACAGTTCTGCGGCAACTGTGCAATGAGTGTGTTCGTTCCGTGTGGCCTCTGCTCCTAACGTGCTTTCGCCTGGGTGTCCCCGACATTGACACCCGGTTCCGCGAATCGAGGAGAACTGAGGCACGTGAGCACATACCCGACTACCCCATCGACCCACGGCGGCCAGGCCGTGGGGGCGCCGTCCAAGCCCGGGACGCTGATGGCGGCACTGGTCACGACGGCGCTCGCCGGACTGCTCGGTGTGATCAACAGCGTGTATGTCCTTGTCGTCGGTGGCAAGGAGGTCGCAGGCCAGCTGATCGCCAACGTCGCAGCGGACGTGACCGGGCAGGACGCCAACGAACTGGCGGTCAACGCGGCGAAGGGCATCGCGGGCGAGGCGCTGGGCGACCAGGTCGAGGGCAGGGCGTACCTGCTGCTGGTGCCCGCCGCGCTGGTGCTGCTGTTCGCGCTGATGATGAACAAGGCGTCCACCGGGATCCGTGTGACGGCAACGATCTTCGCGGTCATCACGGTCGCCGAGGCCGGCTGGTTCAGCCTCGACTACGGCAGCGCCGCACCGACGCTGATGGCCGTCACCGGCTGGGGCGCAGCCATCGTCGGGATCGTGGCCATCGTGCTGATGTGGCTGCCCGCCAACGGTCAGTACGCCAAGGCGCTCAAGCGGGCCTGATGCGACCGAGCTCGGGGGAAAGGCCGGACGACCGGAGGGGTGCGTCCGGCCTTTGGGCTGTGCGATGCCGGAACCCGCGGAGCCATGTGCCTTCGGGCAAGGGGGATGCGCCCGTTCCCGCACCGCCCTACAGCTGTCGTCTGTGAACCGCTCAGCGAACGGCGGCTTCCACACTCGGTTCAGGTGCGGGCGTCGTGAGGTTGAGCATGAGTTTCAGCAGCGTCGCGGTGTTGGTGTCACGGGGGTCGCCGAGGCGTTCGGCCTCGGCGCGCGCTTCCCGTGCCGCGACAGTGTCGTTCTGACAGTCGTAGGCGGCGGCCAGCAGACCGAGGGTGATCGTCGTCGCCAGGGTGCTGCCCATTTCGCGGTACTTCGCAAGGCAGTCACGCAGAACCGGGATCGCCTCACCGGCACGGCCGTCACCGACCCACGCCGCGGCGATCGCGCGGGTACAGGATATTTCCCTTGGCTGCTCGGTGAGCTCACGAGCGATGTCGCGTGCCTCCCGGAACGACAGCACTGATTCCTCGCGGATGCCGAGTCCAGCGAGCACAGCTCCCCGCGTACGCAGGCACTTGGCGAGCGACGAACGCGGGCCGACCGACCGCAGCAACGTGATCGCCTGCTGGACGAGTTCGTCGGCCAGTTCGAGGTTTCCGCCACTCAGCACATGACCCCATGCCTTGTCGTGCAACGCCATCGCCAGTTGCCTCGGCTCACCGAAGTCCTCGGCCAGCGCGAGCGCCTCGGCCTCGATCCGCGCCGCCTCCTCGGTGCGCCCGAGCCGGTTGAGCGCCGCGATCTGCGTGCGCAGCACGACTCCGGATGCGAACGGGTCGGCACGCAGTTCGACCCGAGCCGACTCCATCAGCTTGACCGACTGTTCCGACTGGCCGACCGCGATCAGGCACGCGGCCAGGTTCGTGTGCACCCACGCCAACGCCTCGCGTTCACCCAACGCGGCCAGCTCAGTCGCGGAGGCCTGGTATTCCGCTGTCGCGTTGTCGTAGTGCCCGC
This window contains:
- a CDS encoding biotin carboxylase N-terminal domain-containing protein, whose amino-acid sequence is MITSVLVANRGEIARRVFRSCRALGVGCVAVHSDADAQSPHVEEADAAVRLPGNSPAETYLRASLIIDAARRAGADAIHPGYGFLSENADFARAVIEAGLTWIGPSPEAIDQMGSKIAAKQLMSAAGVPTLSEVDEVGESDLPVLIKASAGGGGRGMRIVRALADLRSELEAARSEAQSAFGDPTVFCEPYLETGRHIEVQIMADNHGTVWAVGERECSIQRRHQKVIEEAPSPLVERTPGMRAKLFEAARAAASAIDYTGAGTVEFLADDHGRFYFLEMNTRLQVEHPVTECTTGLDLVRLQILVAQGAHLAAVAPHTTDLPARSQTAPTAAFSAPAIPQGDPLNSTLPQGSDNSGSRAAEAQPQQHNSPGAASSAAAIPQGDPLNSTLPEGSDNSGPPAARGHAIEVRLYAEDPAQDWRPQSGVVHRLAVPGVGTEFAVPAGAGLRLDSGVRDGSVVSVFYDPMLAKVISFAPTRDEAALGLAGALARAEIHGLTTNRDLLVRVLRHPEFLAGNTDTAFLDRHGLAVLAEPLADKDAEALSALAAALADAAARRTADVPSGWRNVPSQSQRKVYSTASGEVEVSYRHTRAGLIADAHPGLRSLSAEPGEVVLEVDGVRRAFRVAVYPDVVCVDSSLGPVALTPVPRFTDPSEQTAPGSLLAPMPGTVVRVAVSEGDQVEQGQSLLWLEAMKMEHKIIAPASGTLTSLPVTAGQQVDLGAVLAVVTPPE
- a CDS encoding sensor histidine kinase produces the protein MSSPRPTRLQLFGWAVALIGMMVPLYVLVSFFLTSLGLILIWLGLPFTLAVLTLMRKFTNFHRGRAGWVLGTEVGRPYRARVPEHGLIKRVFAMLGDPATWRDFGWLFAQMVAGSALAITNVALLVGGIGHITLATWWWALPDDADVNLVGFLSVHSTESALYAGIPLGLVYIVVWYIASPTMMRAQARMTASLLAPTEAAQLANRVQELTVSRADTVDTQAAELRRIERDLHDGAQARLVALGMSLGMAEETVARDPAAARELLAEARAASSQALAELRDLVRGIHPPVLADRGLEGAIQALVLANPLQTDVDIDIPGRLSAPVESAAYFAVAETLTNVVKHASASKAWIRLNYEDGKLVMLVGDDGRGGANASDGTGLRGIERRLSAFDGTLVISSPLGGPTVVVMSVPCELVAGN